In Mus pahari chromosome 16, PAHARI_EIJ_v1.1, whole genome shotgun sequence, the DNA window GACGTTGACTTTCTCGTGGGAGCGGAATCAAGGTGGAGATAACTGGGTTGTGCCTCGGTTTCTGCATGAGATTTGAGGAAGTGCATTATATGGACCTTGGATCCTTCGGAAGGCTTGAAAGCCTGTGTTTGGGGATGTTCACACACTGTGAATAGCCTGCGAGCTTCTAGGTGATTCTTTCTCAGCTTCTGTAAGCCTGAAACATGAAAATTGtgcatttcaaaaaagaaaaactttgtaAAGATGTGCCACTCACAGTCTGTGAGTAAAGGCACCTTTCCCTGCCCAGCACTGTCTGAAGTCATCTCAGCTGAGGGCTCTGCTTGGTAGATATCACAGTGACATGTTTGTGACTACTTcacatggagtgtgtgtgtgcacgcgggTGCGCAAGTGCATGCATTCCTGTGCACACGCACAGTACCAGGAAGTTCAAAGAGGATAGGGTAGAAGGCGGATGAGAAACCCTGCTCACATCTAGATCCAGAGGCCCCAAGATCAGGTTGGAATAGCAGCTGATCCCGAGAAACTGTTCTACTTGAAATGGTCAACAgagatgatggtgatggaggCAGAACACCCTCCCTCTGGGCCCAGGATACATAGTGGGAAGAACTTTGTCACTGCTTCCCCTTGTGAAGGAGGCAGGGACTCACCCGGTGTTTAGTGCtggggtggagacagggtgtgAGCGTGCAAGTGAGCAGAGCACAGAGTGCTCCTTTGAGGTGCTCAGCCTGACTTCCCTTGAAGGTGGTGGAGGAACGGTGTGTTTACTGTGTGAACCCTGACAATAGCGGCTGGACCGAAATCCGTCGGGAAGCCTGGGTCTCCTCTAGCTTATTTGGTGTCTCCAGAGCTGTCCAGGTGAGAGGCTGCGGGGTggggcagggcggggtggggcggggcggggctcaGGGTCATTGAGCAactctccatccttctccctctcctgccagGAATTTGGTCTTGCCCGGTTCAAAAGCAATGTGACCAAGACAATGAAGGGCTTTGAATACATCCTGGCCAAGCTACAAGGTGAGGGCCCTGTACACTGTTTCAGGAGTTGGAGAAGCCCTTACTCCTAGTAGCTGGAGTGGTCCTACTTCAGCTTGACCAATGAGACTACTATGTGTGCCTAGAAGAACGAGTGGGAGGGTCAGGAAACGGGGCACCGACTCCATTCCGAAGAACCCATCAACAATGGCTGCTGTGGTTAACCAGGGATTGGGTGAGTCTTCTAGGCATTGTCTGAAGTCAGCCCCTGTCCTTTGCCACAGGTGAGGCCCCTTCCAAAACCCTTGTTGAGACAGCCAAAGAggccaaagagaaagcaaaggagacGGCACTGGCAGCTACAGAGAAGGCCAAGGACCTGGCCAACAAGGCCGCTACCAAGCAGCAACAGCGGCAGCTCGTATAACccgcttcctctccctctccccagtgtgcGTGATTATTAAAGAGCAACCTGCAGCCCTCTCTGCTGTCAGGGCCCtgtcctggccagcatctgcaccacacccagctctgtctGCCGGGCACAGGGTGCAGTGACACCTGCAGCCCTCTCTGCTGTCTGGGGTGGTGGGTCAGGGCGCtgtcctggccagcatctgcaccacacccagctctgtctGCCAGGCACAGGGGTgcagtgacttgcccaaggtcacagccATGCGCAGGTGATAGACTGTACGCTCCAAGAGGGCAGGGCTCCTTGTTTGATTCTCTGCTGTGTCCCAAGTACCCTGAACAATATTTAGCACATAACAGGCACTCAATAAACACATGATTTGATTAGCCCCAGTTCTGGAGTCAGATAGCTTTGGTTTGAATCAGGAGCTCAGGCAAGTCACAGCACTGCCTCAGCATCAGGACCACAGAGCATCCTCCACACTATCTGATGTGCACTCTTTCACAAGACCCTGTTTGCCAGCTACTGACCTTATTTCCTCTTTTCCAGTTGTGGCTGGGACTTCCTCTATCTCATCGAGGCAAAACCATGGACAGGAACTTACAAAAGaggattttaatgaaaatactgTGCAGTATATACGGGCAGAGGCCTGAGGCTTTGCCCAGGAACAAGAAGTTTAGAGGCTTCCTGTCCCTGTGGGGAGCAACAAAGCAGGGCCAAGTGCTACATAAAATTCCCTGGGGGGTGGAGAAGGTGGCCCAGGCTCAAGCTGTGCAGCAAAGAATCCGAGTCTGCTCCCACACTGTGGCTTTATGGTCTCTTCAACATTTGGCTCTAAGCCGAATTGTGTGGGGGCCACTGACTGGCAGGCTCAGTCCAGAGAGTACAGGCCGCAGTGGGCATCATACCCAGGTGCCAGTGCTGT includes these proteins:
- the Prelid1 gene encoding PRELI domain-containing protein 1, mitochondrial, with translation MVKYFLGQSVLRSSWDQVFAAFWQRYPNPYSKHVLTEDIVHREVTPDQKLLSRRLLTKTNRMPRWAERLFPANVAHSVYILEDSIVDPQNQTMTTFTWNINHARLMVVEERCVYCVNPDNSGWTEIRREAWVSSSLFGVSRAVQEFGLARFKSNVTKTMKGFEYILAKLQGEAPSKTLVETAKEAKEKAKETALAATEKAKDLANKAATKQQQRQLV